CCTTAAGCTCGGCTATCTTTCTTTCAAGCTCATTTACCGATTTTTCATGACTAGTTGCTTTATCCATAATATCACCAACCTAGTTGTGAAGCTTCAACAGCTTTGATAAGGTGTCCTTTAAATCATGCCTTGAAACTATCAAATCTATAAATCCATGTTCCTGTAAAAACTCTGAAGTCTGAAAACCTTCAGGCAGCTTTTGCCTTATAGTCTGTTCTATTACCCTTTTGCCGGCAAATCCAATCAAAGCCCCCGGCTCGGCAATTATTATATCGCCCAGCATAGCAAAACTGGCCGTGACACCTCCGGTAGTTGGATCCGTCAGCACAGGTATGAAAAGCAAACCCCCATCCGAAAGTTTTTTCAATGCAGCCGATACCTTTGCCATCTGCATAAGGGACAATATCCCCTCCTGCATTCTGGCGCCTCCGGACGCACAAAACACTATAACCGGAAGTTTATCATCCATTGCTTTTTCTATGAGCCTGGTGAGCTTCTCACCTACAACAGAGCCCATGCTTCCCATGATGAAATTGCTGTCCATTATTCCAATAAGCGCTTTCATTCCATCGATAGTGCATTTTCCCGTTAAAACTGCTTCATTAAGGCCGCTTTGCTCACGGGATTTTTTTATTTTCTCTTCATATTCTGCATATTCAAGAGGATTTAATGTCTCTATATTTTTATACAATTCCTCAAAGGAATCACAATCAGCAATTAATTCCAGCCTGACTTTTGCGCCAATCCTTCCGTGATGCCCGCAAACAGGGCATACACTTGCGCTATTTTTCATTGTTTCTTTTGAAACAATGCTTTCACAGTTTTTGCACTGTATTGAATTTTCATCTACTATAATCTGAGTTTTTTTCTCACTATGGGGAATGGCTTTATTAGCCTCAGCTGATTTATTATTTGAATTGGCAGTCACACCATATACTTCATCTTTAGTAAGCGAAATTGTTGCATATTGCCTTTTTCTAAACAGGTCCTTTAACATAATCCCTCACTCGCTCTCTGACTTAGGCATTAAAATTTGATATAAATGACGTATCAAACTTGCCTTCCACAAAATCCTTGCTGTTTAAAATCTGCAGTTGAAATTCTATATTTGTATCCACCCCGTCTATTATGAATTCTCCAAGGGCCCTTTTCATACGGTTTATAGCATCATTTCTGTCTGTACCCCATACAATTAATTTTGCAATCATGGAATCATAAAAAGGGGGTATAGTATAGCCCTCATAGGCAGAACTGTCTACTCTCACTCCAAAACCGCCTGGAGCATGATATGAAATAATTGTTCCGGGGCAGGGCCGAAAATCTGCCTTTACATCTTCGGCATTAATTCTGCATTCTATGGAATGACCCTGAAGCTTTATATCCTTCTGGCACAGTGATAATTTTTGGCCTGAAGCTACCCTTATTTGCTCTTTTACGATATCTATTCCCGTTACGTATTCAGTAACGGGATGCTCCACCTGTATTCTGGTATTCATCTCCATAAAATAAAAATTATTATCTTTGTCCACAAGAAACTCAATTGTCCCCGCATTTACATAGCCTACTGCCCTGGCGGCAGAAATTGCGGCTTCTCCCATATACTTGCGCAAATTCTCATTTAATGTTACTGAAGGTGCTTCTTCTATCATCTTCTGATGCTTTCTTTGTATGGAGCAATCTCTCTCCCCAAGATACACGATATTTCCGTAACTGTCTGCAAGTATCTGAAATTCTATATGCTTTGGACTTAATACATATTTCTCTACATAAACTGAAGCATCATTAAAGGATGACTTTGCTTCGGCCTGGCACATGATGAAGTATTTATCAAACTCATCATCATCGTTGGCAATCCTCATGCCTTTTCCGCCTCCGCCTGAAGAAGCTTTTATTATAACAGGATAACCTATTTCTCTTGCAACTTTTAAGCCTTTTTTTGCATCATTAACAATACCATCACTGCCTGGTACCACAGGCACCCGGTTTTCTATCATTATTTTTCTTGCGTAAGACTTGTTTCCCATCTTTTCAATATGTTCACCCGTCGGACCGATAAATTTAATTCCTTTTTCATCGCAAAGCCGAGCAAATTCAGCATTTTCTGATAAAAAGCCAAAACCAGGATGAAGAGCATCACAGGCTGTAGCTTTAGCAGCCTCTATAATTGCAGGTATATTTAGATAGCTTTTCAAAGGCTGAGCCGGTCCAATACACACAGACTCATCTGCAAGATATCTGTGCATTGATTCCTTGTCGGCCTCAGAATAAATGGCAACGGTTTTAATGCCCATTTCCCTGCAGGTTCTTATAACCCTGACTGCGATTTCACCTCTGTTGGCTACCAATATTTTTTTAAACATCAGCCACACCCCTCTATTTCCTTATTACCATGAGTGGTTGACCATACTCTACCAGTTCACCGTTGTTCACAAGTATCTCAACTATTTCACCATCGTATTCAGACGTTATTTCATTCATAACCTTCATTGCTTCAATGATGCATATGGTATCTCCGATTGTTACCCGCATTCCCGGCGCTACATATGGTTCTGAATCGGGAGAAGGAGTAATATAAAAGGTACCCAGCATTGGAGATTTGATGACATCTATATCCTCCATCATAGTATTTTCAGTCTGTGACTGCGAAATATCTGCGTATGTTGGATATACATTATTTAAATTATTTATATCTACTCCGGTGTTAACGTTATTATTACAGCTTATCTTAAGCTTAACATCACCTTTTTCAAGTTCAAAACCTGCAAATCCCATCTTTCCTACCAGCTCAATTATATCTTTTATTTCTTTGAAATCCATTTTATCACCTTCCAAAATTATTACCTGGTAATAATACTAATTTATTATACCATATGGGATTGGTTTTATACAAATAATAAACTATTAACAAAATATAAAGCCGGAATTAAATCTCCGGCTTTACAAATAAATGTGGTTTTTATGCCTTTCTTCGGGCATGTATGTGAAACTTATCTTCTGTATTATTGCTTTTTGTTTTAATTTCAAATTCGTTGTCCTTTAATACATCCACTATGTGTTCTATCTGTTCTTTGTCATTATTCATGGTAATTGCCAAATCGTCCTCGTGGGTTACCACTGACAGAAGGCTATGTAGCCTATCCGTATCATTAGGACCTGAAGGGGTACCAAATTCCAGCCGGTAATCGGACATCCTAATCCTCCTTATTTTTCCTGATACTTTAGTTTTTGACTTTTAGTGATTACTATGCGTAAAATATCCGAAAACTTAAAAGAGCGTTTTAAAACGCTCTTTTATAACTATTCTTCTTCAGCAACTGCTGTTTTAGCAGCTTCTTCAACTATCTTTGCACTGATATTGGCCGGAACTTCTTCATATCTTTCAAATTTCATTGTAAATGAACCTCTGGCCTGAGTCATTGACCTTAAATCCGTTGCATATTTAAATATCTCAGCCTGAGGTACTTCGGCTATTATAACCTGCTGCCCGTTATTTGGCTCCATGCCTAGGACTCTACCTCTCTTTTTATTGAGGTCTCCAATTATATCGCCCATGTATTCATCCGGAACTGTAACCTCCACATGCATTATAGGCTCGAGAAGAATTGGTTCGGCATCCTTCATCCCTTTTTTATAAGCTAATGATGCAGCTACCTTAAAGGCCATTTCCGATGAATCAACAGGATGGTATGAACCAAAATGCAATGTGGCTTTTAACCCGACAACAGGATAACCTGCTAAGACTCCCTTTGATATGCATT
This window of the Oxobacter pfennigii genome carries:
- a CDS encoding acetyl-CoA carboxylase biotin carboxylase subunit, which codes for MFKKILVANRGEIAVRVIRTCREMGIKTVAIYSEADKESMHRYLADESVCIGPAQPLKSYLNIPAIIEAAKATACDALHPGFGFLSENAEFARLCDEKGIKFIGPTGEHIEKMGNKSYARKIMIENRVPVVPGSDGIVNDAKKGLKVAREIGYPVIIKASSGGGGKGMRIANDDDEFDKYFIMCQAEAKSSFNDASVYVEKYVLSPKHIEFQILADSYGNIVYLGERDCSIQRKHQKMIEEAPSVTLNENLRKYMGEAAISAARAVGYVNAGTIEFLVDKDNNFYFMEMNTRIQVEHPVTEYVTGIDIVKEQIRVASGQKLSLCQKDIKLQGHSIECRINAEDVKADFRPCPGTIISYHAPGGFGVRVDSSAYEGYTIPPFYDSMIAKLIVWGTDRNDAINRMKRALGEFIIDGVDTNIEFQLQILNSKDFVEGKFDTSFISNFNA
- the accD gene encoding acetyl-CoA carboxylase, carboxyltransferase subunit beta; amino-acid sequence: MLKDLFRKRQYATISLTKDEVYGVTANSNNKSAEANKAIPHSEKKTQIIVDENSIQCKNCESIVSKETMKNSASVCPVCGHHGRIGAKVRLELIADCDSFEELYKNIETLNPLEYAEYEEKIKKSREQSGLNEAVLTGKCTIDGMKALIGIMDSNFIMGSMGSVVGEKLTRLIEKAMDDKLPVIVFCASGGARMQEGILSLMQMAKVSAALKKLSDGGLLFIPVLTDPTTGGVTASFAMLGDIIIAEPGALIGFAGKRVIEQTIRQKLPEGFQTSEFLQEHGFIDLIVSRHDLKDTLSKLLKLHN
- the accB gene encoding acetyl-CoA carboxylase biotin carboxyl carrier protein, translating into MDFKEIKDIIELVGKMGFAGFELEKGDVKLKISCNNNVNTGVDINNLNNVYPTYADISQSQTENTMMEDIDVIKSPMLGTFYITPSPDSEPYVAPGMRVTIGDTICIIEAMKVMNEITSEYDGEIVEILVNNGELVEYGQPLMVIRK